In Lycium ferocissimum isolate CSIRO_LF1 chromosome 7, AGI_CSIRO_Lferr_CH_V1, whole genome shotgun sequence, the sequence TGATTTGGAGTTTATTTTGGAGCCTTGTAGCTGTTCAACATAGGATCTCTTTTAGTTTTCAAGGATACCTTTCAGTGGCAAGCTGATTCCTAAGGATACCTTTCAGTGGCAAGCTGATTCCTTTCTGCCATATGCGCTTTCTCTTAATTACATCTTTGTATTATCTGCTCTAGGCTACCAATTTATGATCTTTGTGGTCCAAGTTAAGTGTCAACGCTTTTGGTCTAATGGTGGCCAATGTGTTAAGAGTCAATTTTGTGAAACCGCTTCCTCTTGAGAGAGATCTTTATAGCAAGTTAGAAAATTTAGGAGACTTCGATAAAATTTAGGAAATTTTGATGCTTTGATGAAGCACTGGTGTTTTGTGATGGTAGAATGTGAAAATGTACCGCCAATTCTGGAtatggaaaattaatttaagACTTGTGTGAAAAGGGTGAGATGTCCTCGATGAAACTCAGGAAAGCCATGCGACAAGAAGGCCTTTTTAAATCATCAACATTTCATGAGAAGTGAAAGCAGGTTCTTTTCCGATTTAGAGTGAAAGAACACGACTTTAATTATATGCAACAAAAATGCAACTTGAATCCTAAGCAAGATGATTACTTATCCTAAAAATAGATACTTACCAAGATGATTATAAACATCATAGTACCTCAATAAAAACTGAATCAATATGCATaggcaagttgtagttttttctttttttctttttaacttaCCAATTTTATTGGAGATACTTTGGTAGGATCATTTTCACCGTGATATGAAGAGAAAAAAGTCCTAAGATTAAACACCACTGCTAATGGTAAGTTAAACTAGGATTAAACAACACTACGGAGTTCTATTTTTGGACATGTTTGAGGACAGCCTTATGGCTAAAATAAGCCAGGGATAAAAGGGTAATAAATTGAATTTCGGGATTCACCCATTGGCTAGTACTTGTACTGCCTCTTGCTGATTTTAAGAGGAGGGCATGGGTTGGAATTTCCCCCAAGCCCTAATCCTTGAGACCCTATAAAATATCTCTTTCTCTACCAAATCTGGGCAGCGGCTGTGAGATTCAAAAGTTGCTAAAAAGATACCAAAGTGTTTAAGCTCCTCTTTCTGCTGTGTTCAATAGCTGTTGAGGGAAAGCAAAGTTCTTCATTGCTGTTTGCTTTCTGCATATTAGGTAACCTCAAAAACCTTTCAGTGTTAATTTCCTAGTATCAAAGATGGGTTAAATGATTAGCTTTATTTTGATGAAGTTAAATGATTAGCTTTATTGGTGGGTATTGAATGCTATTTCTTTGGTTGAATGTTGCATTCCAATGATGATATTTTATTAAGTTCCTATTCTGTCTTGTTCAAGTCTTTGCCTATGATTCTGcgattttttctcctttttagtCTCTTTATCTTGTGCCATTGACAAGAATCAGTTAGTTTGTTTGTGTTGCATCGTGTGCATTTGagctgtcacaccccttttttcaCTCCCGTTTAAACGAAAGGTGTTAAAGAGTCTTTCCATTTGAAGTGACGTTTTGAGGGGggattatttattcattgtcgccatttggaattgagttttggtgttcccaGTAACCTTTAatatgaatccctaatcaaaaggaaggTTTTTGATTCCTAAGTTATGGTCTGCGAAAACAAAGGACCGCGAAAACAAAGGACCGTGTAAGGAATTCTATTGAACGGGGGAAGGTAGAAGGGGTTAATGATAAGCTATTAACACCAAATCCACAACTCAATCACATGCGCAAATTAGGTGTTCACAATTACATTAAACCTAATTAAACTAAATACTATCTaagatattaattaattaaattgactCATAAAAATGCTtcttagtttttctttttcttttgtaaataaggaaagaaaaatcttttttctttggtATTTTGTGAATGAGAGATGCAATTAATAAATGCACCAAAATTGGGAAATCtattaaaataaactaaaattcaTCTAAATATTGTCAACTTTAGGAGAAATTAAAATGGTGCAAAAATTAAGTGTTCACAGTGTCAACTCCGATGGGATAAAATTATGGAGAAGaattatgaaataaaaggaGTTGACTTTGGTGTTGGTTGTGGAAGGAGTATATGATTTTGCTAGAACATGTGATATAATGGACTAATACCGAAAAATGAATAACCATGGCTGTATACTTTGGTGATTAGTAAAGTAGCTAGTGTGTCCATGTACTCAAGGAGTCCTGTGCAGGGTATCATTTGTTTATAAGTTGTCGAACGGCCACTCAAGTTGGCATGGAAGGGGCTGGAAAAATTCCATAAGGAATTTATGACTATCTAGTAGAGGGGGACGTGTGTGTGTTTGGGGGGGATATTTGGAGAGGAAAGGGATTCATAGCTTTCTCCCTGGATTCCTTCTATAGAGAACTTGTTGGAACAGCGTAAAGGAAGGTTTGTTCACGCGTGGAACCTTGGAATCCATGTTGCATATAGGTAGGTGGTTAGATATTTTTGAGGTATAAGGAATACTTGTAATTGCGGCCTCTACTGCTAAGACCATCTTGGTGTATGTTAATGGTTTCTTGATCTACCCCCCCTGCCCCACGAAAAACACACATGGAAACTTGGTATACTGTATACAATTGGAGATGCAATACAGATCATGGTGAGTTGGTCCAGTTTACATAAGGAGCAATGAAACATGCCATATACCATTCCATTGTAGGTCTACATCAGAATTGTGGCTGGGTATTGATTTTGGTTAATATTTCATGGATAGTGCCGGCCACATGGGACAAGTGGTGGAGGCATGGAAGTACCGAAGATCGGCAATGGCAGGAGTACAGCTTGCTGGAACAGCACTGTCGTGTCTCTTTGAACTAATCTGGAAGGAGGAGAATAAAAAATGTTTCAGACTGTAAATTGTATGTAAATGTCTAAGGAAGTTAATTTTGCTTCATTTGTCTTTTGGGGTAAAGAGAGAATTCTAAGGTAGTTGGGCCAATAGGATACGTGGCGGTTGTTTGGCACGGGGGGCGGGGCAGGGGGGGAAGAGTGGATATGAGGCTACCATTTTATCTTGAGCTCACTTAAATACCAGTTGCTTTTCAAAGTTTTCTGCATTCCAAACAGTTATGCCTGAGAAGATGTCatctgttttttctttttttgggtcgTTTTACATGTGTTGCCTTTTGTTGGTTTGGAGAATTCTAGTATAGAATACCTTACCTGGTCAACCCCACCCCCTTCCACCAATAAAGAAAAGAGTGTTCAAGTGAAGAAACTTTTCTTAAGTTTGGTTACAAAAGGTGTTTATATGGAGGCTCAGAGGAGGTGGTATAGAACTATTGAACTGTTGATTTAACTTTTTCCTTGCTGAATGGAGGATTGATGGAGAATGACTTGTGAGTTATGGCTTTACAATTGATAGGGTATGTTGTTTATACTCGGGTGcggatctagaggtcggattCTTTATCATATAAGTTTTAGGATTCAGGGTTATGGATCCGAGTGCTGATACCCAAAAATCAAACTAAATACCCAATCAATCTATacttcttgtttatagatgCAGTCAAAGCACCCAAAGTAAGTTGACAAAATCTGGTGTGGATCCCACACTCACAACCACATCATTTTGAAGGGtcggaggaaaaaaaaaaagaaaaagaaagatagggGATCCCTGTAGTTTTGCTTTGTTTGACACTGGTGAACTGCTGCTCAGATCTGGATGTGTTAGGAACATTTGCATCTCTTTATGAGTATCTCATGGTAAAATTCTCTGAATGGATGCTGATGGTGCCAGgtttttttttgctaaggtgTCACcaagctttttatttttttgctgtTTGGTTGCTTACCCAAGTGTACTCTGCTGCTAGTTGCTAAGGATTTTTGTTTTTAACTTTGGTTGATTTTTCTGGACGCTGCAACTGTTAGATGTTGGAAATTTATTTGCCTGTTTGTGATTGGTTCATGATGCATATGTGATGGAGTTTGGGTTTTACAGGTTAATTACCACACTCTTCTAGGGGTCGGGCTTTAAACTAATCTAATCTCATTACAAGTAGCTATGCAACCCAGTGGTGCAAGAGATACACAACTCCGTGAGAGCAATAGCCAGAAGGTCCATCCGCAACCAATGGAGGAAGCCGCAAACCAAAATCCTGAAGCAGTTGAAGCTATGGTATCTAGGATTTTTACAAATATCTCCTCTCTGAAGTCTGCCTACATTCAACTCCAATCTGCTCATACTCCTTATGACCCTGACAAAATCCAAGCTGCTGATAAACTAGTAATTTCGGAGCTGAAGAATCTCTCTGAACTTAAGCACTTCTACAGGGAGCACAATCCCAAACCTGTTTGTGTTTCACCTCAGGACTCTCGCTTGGCTGCGGAGATCCAAGAACAGCAGAGTTTGTTGAAAACATATGAAGTTATGGTGAAGAAGTTTCAATCTGAGATTCAGAATAAAGATTCTGAGATTCATCAGCTGCAGCAGCAGATACAAGAGGCCAATCAGAAGCGTGTCAAATTGGAGAAAAACCTTAAGCTCAGGGGCTTGTCAGCAAAAGAATCAGAGAATGCAGTTGACGAGAACGGGCATTTCTCCATGGACCTAACTCCTGAGCTTTTCAGGTCAGCAGTGGAAGCTGCTTATAAGGCCATTCACGACTTTTCTAAGCCATTGATCAACATGATGAAAGCTGCTGGTTGGGATCTTGATGCTGCAGCAAGCTCCATTGACCCAGATATAGTTTATGCAAAGAGAGCTCACAAGAAATATGCGTTTGAATCACATATCTGCCAAAGAATGTTCTCTGGATTTCAGAATGAATTCTTCTCTGTGAAGCATGAGAATTCAGCTGTCACCGAGGATAGTTTTTACCACCAGTATCTTGCATTACGGGAAATGGATCCACTGGATGTTGTAGGCCAAAGTCCAGATTCCCTTTTTGGGAACTTTTGCCGAAGCAAATACTTAGCGGTGGTTCATGCAAAGATGGAGGCTGCATTTTTCGGGAACTTGGATCAACGAAACTATGTTATGGGTGGTGGACACCCAAGAACAGCTTTCTATCAGGCTTTTCTGAAACTAGCCAAGTCAATTTGGCTTTTGCATAGGTTGGCATATTCATTTGATCCTCCAGTTAAGGTTTTTCAAGTCAAGAAGGGAAGTTGTTTCTCAGAGGTTCATATGGAAAGCGTGCTGAAAAATTTCATTGTAGATGAAAACGAGGAGAAGCCTAAGGTTGGTCTGATGGTTATGCCTGGTTTCTATATCAGGGGCAGTGTGATCCAGAGCCAAGTTTACCTAACTGGTGTGAAGGTTACCGAATGATATTATGTATATCGTGTTTCTTGCTTTTATCATGCCTTATGTTCTAGCAAGTGTGCTTGTTGTTACATGCTGGTCAGTCTGATGTAAAATGTGTCTTCAGTAATGACTAGATGTCTCCGTATGGTCAGGCAAAGAATTGAAGTTGGAGAACTTTCTGTTCATGAACATAATTTTAGTTCTTGATTTTGGGACAATAGATGTCTTGATTCCCGACTATAAGTTTTCTCATGAAATAGATTTTGCTTCCAATACTGATGGATAGTATTGTATATCGCATATTTTTGctgttatatatacatgataacGCCAATGCACTATTGTCTCtgtaaatttttattatatggAAATGGATCTTAGTAGCCATAACAGCTCTGTTTAATTTCATCTCATAACATGTATTTCCAGATCTTGGCAATAAAAATTTAAGGTTACAGGCGGTTTGGTTTAGCCAGATAAACTAAACACGACAGAAATATTCAACTGTCGTCTTGGAATAGAACTTACTCTCTAGATTTATTGTTCGTatctttttaaaaacatttttcatgttTAATAGGTCAAAATGTTTTAGAAAGCATTTCCCCGGCTAGGAAAgtaagttttttaaaaatgctTTCCTAATGGGAGTTGGGAGAACAAGTTTCACAAATGTGTCTCCTCTCCACCCTCCAATGCCCCCACTCCTTGACCACCCAATCCGCACCTCACCTCATCTCACTCACGTAGtgttttcttaaattaattataaattcttaggataatattttcttgcttacttATTATTGCTAAAATGTTTAGTTGGTCGAACGATCCctatttatttcttatatttggcAGGTTTCTGAGTAAAGAGGAgggccaaaaagaaaaagaagcaagaaAGTTATGTTGTGAAACAGTGAAAGCCATCGAAATGAGGTGATGGGGTTGACTAGTTTTCTTTGAATATGTCCTAGATGCGTTGTGCATGGACCGTCAAGTTAGCTGCTACAAGTTTTTGAGAACATGATATTACGTACATACATTATTAATTTAACTCTCTTCTGAATTTTTGGACGGTTTAAGAAACCTTCCTTCAATTCGACCTAAACTGATGTCTTGTCTCACTTCAATCTTTTGATTTGTTCTACAAAATTCTCAAACATAAACTAACGAAAGAGTTTTTTGCGGAAATGATAACATTAATTTGAAAAGAAGCTATCAACTTAACAAGTTCAAGTTTTGATGCCTATTGTTTCAAGACAACTTTTATAAGTCCGTTTTAGCAACAAATTTCCTTCAACCTATGTAAAGGAGGTAAAGCACAACATCTTTATCCTTACATGTACATTTTTTATTTGAGCAAGTTGTTGCTTTTTTGTACTTATTAAGAATAAAAATTGGCTGGAAGGATTCTCAAATGGTAAGCTCCAGCTACAGTGTGAGCCTTTCAGATGTGTATTTGATCTTCAAAATGAAAGTGACAATCTGAATTATGAGATCTCAGATCTCTACATTATACTCTAATATTATTTAAgatttataaaataatacaatggAATAAATAATTTAGCTTGATACAAGCATGATGTTGGTCAGCAGTTTACtcttatattaatttatttaatttgtcTGAGACAAGTTGCGGTATTCATGGATGAGGAAGCGTACTCTGCACAAGCTAATCAAACCGTTGGCATCACTGAGATAACCAAGATAACCAATTTGTCTTGGTTTATGGAATTTATCCCATTGTTtgagtttatttttaaaaatcattctAATATCAAGGCGAGTTGTCATTTGGTAGAAATTTACGTGCTTACACCAAATTTTAAGTGGAGAAACTACAAcagtaaaaaaaatcttttctcaAGTATACCTTTAAccttgcttcttcttttttgtttgtttcaatCTTTTAACATTATTGTTATTATAGACAAAATAAGCAACCGTTAagtaaatcaaaagaaaataaatcaaTTCCTTTGACAAGAACCGTTTAATAGCCCaaaataggatttttttttttttaaccaaaatagGTATTTCtataaccaacgaaatacccacatcattttgtattttgtttataaaaaaaagcgaaataggaaaatattttttttatttcgtttatataaaaacgaaataggaaaatatttttttttatttcgtttatataaaaatgaaataggaaaatataatttttttttttttttgtatttctttttataaaaaaacgaagtataattttttatttcatataccaatgaaataggaatatatatatatatatatatatatatatatatatatatatatatatatatatatatatatatgtatttcatttatataaaaacaCTTGTCAATGTAAAAATccgtttccaaaaaaaaaaaaaaaaaaaaagccattgactagcttcttttttttgttcaaaaaaagaaaaggaatacattttcaaagtttcaaaaaaaaaaattgaaagctattaataaacaatttttttagcTTCGATGTTTTTCAAGacattttattttgaatataaatataattctaaaaaatataggagAAAAACTAAAAGtgatcaaactttagatggtcataacttttgcaaccgtttttttttttgaacttgacGAGATCTATGTACAAATTTTGGCCGAgcggattttaaaaaaaacaccttttatcccattcaatttcaattttcccccaaattagagtgaaattttcagttttatttacttataagatgatgatctTAGATTTCAACGTACAAATCCGGAGTAATGTAGccgaaaatttttgaaaataaagccgACTAATTTTCTCGTAAAATAACCttacaacaaaaaaagaaaaaaaatttatcctattttgttcatataccaacgaaatacaaaaaaaaaaaagttcctatttcgtttttatataaacgaaataaaaaaaaatattttcctatttcgtttttttataaacaaaatacaaaaaaaaaaagaagaaatttatcctatttcgttcatataccaacgaaatacaaaaaaaaaaaaaaaaaaatttcctatttcgtttttatctaaacgaaataaaaaaaaaatattttcctatttcgttattttataaacgaaatacaaaaaaaaaaaaacacctatTTCGTTATTTTAtaaacgaaatgcaaaaaaaaaaaaaaaaaaaaaatttgttacaTTTCGCTACAAGTGTAGCAATGCAACAATCTTTTGTTGTGGTATTTcttggttatccaacgaaatacccattttaaaaaaaaatgcatcctATTTTGGAACTAAAAAACAACCCATTTTGGCTACGGACTCGCACAGCACCCAGTTCTTTGAAGGTTCTTGCACGTGTAGAATCATTAAATTAAAGGAAACGAAGTCAACTCTTTATGTATGTCACAAACCCTTTAATTGATTTCTATATAAACCCCAACTGCCTAGCAACCTTTTCATAAATCGACATTGCTCAATAACCCATACTCTCTTCACATTTCCACACCAAGAATCAAGACAATTGTCAAGTGTTACTCTTTTCATACACCTATAGCTTTTGCTTCCTTCTATTTCCCAAATATAATGGAGAAAATTACCCTTTCTCTAATTTTGTTTCTCTTCAATATCTCTATCTTCACATTTGTTGGAGGAGTGGAGGGCACTAGTGCTAGTCATTCACAACCTCGTGCCAACAAATTTGTGGAGGCACAATGCAGGCGCACTCGTTATCCAAAGTTGTGCATGACTTCTTTGTCAAATTATGTCACTCCCGCATCTGAACCCCAAGAGCTAGCTCAAGCAGCATTGAAAGTGAGCTTAGTAAAAGCTATCTACACGAAAGCTTACGTGAACAAGGTTTGTAAACAACTCGAACAAACCAAGTCTAAGGATTATCAAGTGGTGAAAGATTGTTTAGATCAAATCTCAGATGGCATTTCCTTGCTTTTCAACTCGGTGGAAGAGCTTCACCATTTGAATTTAGACAAGGAAAGTGAGATGTTATGGCATAGGAGTAATGTTCAAACTTGGCTTAGCACAGTTTTGACTGATGCTTTCACTTGCATGGATGGGATCTCTGGCCACAAATTGGGTGGTTATAGAGTAAAGGCTACAATTAAAGCTAAGGTTCTAAATGTTGCACAAGTCACTAGCAATGCTTTAGCTTTGTTTAATGGATACGCTGTTAGGCACAAGGCTTCCCATCACTCCAACTCTGGCAAAATTAACAAGCCCTAGAATTCAGAATCTCTGTATTTGATTTTTAATCTTTCTAgtatttttgttatgtatgtCAAAGCATATGTAACTTCAGTTCTCTCTCCGTAAAATAGATTTTGATACTCtttatttcttgttttcttttccttgtatTACTACATTTGAAAGTTGTTTCAGTACATCTAGTTCGATATTGCCATAAGAAATTAAAATCTAGACAAGGGATGATGATCTAATTAAAGCAAAATAAGATACAATTGGTTAATAAGCAATAAAGAGTAAAAGAAACTCGAGTTTATCTGTAAATTATTATGTAAAATGTTGTTCAGACGAGTTAATTTGGACTAAAAAATAGATCATATATACGTGTCCACTATACGGGCCAGAGTGTTGtgcagtcaagaactctcacgtccaaaagatgaaagttgcggaaatgagaatgttgcgatggatgtgtgggtaCACCAGgcgagataggattaggaatgaagatattcgggataaggtgggagtgACATTAGTGGAGGACAAGAtacgggaagcgaggctgagatggtttgggcacgTGAGGAGGAGAGACACatatgccccagtgcggaggtgtgaaaGGTTAGCTATAgatggtttcagaagaggtagagaTAGGCCAAAAAAGTATTGGAGAGAGGTgcttagacaggacatggcgcagttcCAACTTACCgtggacatgaccttagataggaggttatggaggactcagattagggtagaaggctagtacgTAGTCGCAGTTTTGATCTATAGTCCATtgtcctttgattcttgctactatatgttgtttctcgtacttcgattatcttatttatctgtggtagctaCTGCTTCTTTTTCTCAGACGGCTCTTTCATGACTTTTTCGCTttctttagtttcattttcattttgctttgaactgcttgtgcttatctgaccttttctcgacgtgttttctcttgagccgagagtctttcggaaacagcctccaagataggggtaagatcTGCATatactttaccctccccagaccccacattgtgggatttcactggtatgttgttgttgttgtatatacgTGTCCAACTCAAAcaaaaaattcatttactagttggttctttcatatatatagtcTTATTTAATTAGCAAATTAAACTAATAAAAGTTCTTTTGTTTATCATGACTATATATCAGACAAACCAAACTagacattttattttttattttttatgttttgataattcttctcatggtaAATTCGTGCTACATATGCAATGTAGATCAAGCCCAAAGCTTTTAGATGGATTATGCCTAAACTGGCAAGAGTATATATACTCAACCAAC encodes:
- the LOC132064068 gene encoding protein GRAVITROPIC IN THE LIGHT 1; this translates as MQPSGARDTQLRESNSQKVHPQPMEEAANQNPEAVEAMVSRIFTNISSLKSAYIQLQSAHTPYDPDKIQAADKLVISELKNLSELKHFYREHNPKPVCVSPQDSRLAAEIQEQQSLLKTYEVMVKKFQSEIQNKDSEIHQLQQQIQEANQKRVKLEKNLKLRGLSAKESENAVDENGHFSMDLTPELFRSAVEAAYKAIHDFSKPLINMMKAAGWDLDAAASSIDPDIVYAKRAHKKYAFESHICQRMFSGFQNEFFSVKHENSAVTEDSFYHQYLALREMDPLDVVGQSPDSLFGNFCRSKYLAVVHAKMEAAFFGNLDQRNYVMGGGHPRTAFYQAFLKLAKSIWLLHRLAYSFDPPVKVFQVKKGSCFSEVHMESVLKNFIVDENEEKPKVGLMVMPGFYIRGSVIQSQVYLTGVKVTE
- the LOC132064073 gene encoding 21 kDa protein-like, which translates into the protein MEKITLSLILFLFNISIFTFVGGVEGTSASHSQPRANKFVEAQCRRTRYPKLCMTSLSNYVTPASEPQELAQAALKVSLVKAIYTKAYVNKVCKQLEQTKSKDYQVVKDCLDQISDGISLLFNSVEELHHLNLDKESEMLWHRSNVQTWLSTVLTDAFTCMDGISGHKLGGYRVKATIKAKVLNVAQVTSNALALFNGYAVRHKASHHSNSGKINKP